A part of Lacerta agilis isolate rLacAgi1 chromosome 7, rLacAgi1.pri, whole genome shotgun sequence genomic DNA contains:
- the LOC117049822 gene encoding beta-Ala-His dipeptidase-like — protein MISLIFLLAFTTITGEASLAPADQVFQYIDAHQHEYVQRLREWVAIESDSSNLLKRQDLIEMIHLAEERIKYLGGTVELAELGVQELHNGSTTRLPPVILAEFKKDPKKHTVCFYGHLDVQPARLEDGWASEPYNLTEKNGSLYGRGTSDDKGQILAVLNAVEALQQYELPVNVKFLLEAMEEVGSPGLLKLVEERNSTFFSDVDYIVITDSAWISNKPSITYGTRGNSYFLIEVECAKKDLHSGTFGGIVPEATSDLIYLLSTLVDSSGHILIPGIYDAVAPLTEKEKKLYEKVEWDFKKQKDIFGIRNFTYSTKEELLMRKSRYPSLSIHGIEGAFSAPGTKTVIPAKVTGKFSIRLVPHMDPSVVTKQVMDHLNKKFAERNSPNHIEISNVQASKPWLSDTDEPLYLAGRKAIEKVFHTEADLTRIGGTIPIASHFQDITGKSIMLLGIGGPDDAPHGQNEKINRHNFIEGTKLFAAFLQEIAST, from the exons ATG ATATCCCTTATATTTCTTCTTGCTTTCACAACTATTACCGGTGAAGCATCACTTGCCCCTGCAGATCAAGTATTTCAGTATATTGATGCACATCAGCATGAATATGTACAG AGACTCAGGGAATGGGTGGCCATTGAAAGTGACTCCAGTAACCTTCTGAAGAGGCAAGATTTGATTGAAATGATACACTTAGCAGAAGAGAGGATAAAATATTTAGGAGGAACTGTTGAGTTGGCGGAACTGGGTGTACAAGAG CTGCATAATGGAAGTACAACTCGTTTGCCACCAGTCATTCTGGCAGAATTTAAAAAGGACCCTAAAAAACATACAGTTTGTTTTTATGGACATCTGGATGTGCAGCCAGCCAGATTAGAGGATGGATGGGCATCAGAGCCATACAATTTGACAGAAAAAAATG GTAGTCTGTATGGACGTGGAACCTCAGATGACAAAGGGCAAATTCTGGCTGTACTGAATGCAGTAGAAGCACTTCAACAATAT GAACTTCCTGTGAATGTAAAGTTTCTTCTTGAAGCCATGGAAGAAGTAGGATCCCCTGGACTATTGAAACTGGTTGAAGAGAGAAACAGTACGTTTTTTTCAGATGTCGATTACATTGTGATCACTGATTCCGCATGGATCAGCAACAAACCAAGTATTACATATGGAACAAGGGGGAACAGCTACTTCTTAATTGAG GTTGAATGTGCTAAAAAAGACTTGCATTCAGGGACCTTTGGAGGTATAGTTCCTGAAGCAACCAGTGACTTAATATATCTGTTGA GTACCCTCGTCGATTCTTCTGGTCATATACTGATACCTGGGATTTATGATGCAGTTGCTCCTCTTacggaaaaagaaaagaaactctaTGAAAAAGTTGAATGGGATTTCAAGAAGCAGAAGGACATATTTGGCATAAGAAACTTCACATATAGCACTAAA GAAGAACTATTAATGCGGAAGTCGCGCTACCCATCTTTGTCCATCCATGGAATTGAAGGCGCTTTCTCTGCACCTGGAACTAAGACTGTAATCCCTGCAAAAGTAACCGGGAAATTTTCAATACGCCTGGTTCCACATATGGATCCCTCTGTAGTAACAAAACAG GTAATGGATCATTTGAACAAGAAATTTGCTGAACGGAACAGCCCTAATCATATTGAAATATCCAATGTCCAAGCATCAAAGCCGTGGCTTTCTGATACAGATGAACCTCTGTATTTGGCTGGAAGAAAGGCAATAGAGAAAG TATTCCACACCGAGGCTGACTTGACCCGAATAGGTGGAACCATTCCAATTGCTTCACATTTCCAAGACATAACTGGCAAGAGTATAATGCTTCTAGGAATAGGAGGACCAGATGATGCTCCTCATGGTCAAAATGAAAAGATCAACAG GCACAACTTCATTGAGGGAACCAAACTATTTGCAGCCTTCCTTCAAGAAATTGCTTCTACCTAG